A genome region from Halorussus pelagicus includes the following:
- a CDS encoding ABC transporter permease, with translation MTRISARYLGKRLVVSYLTLLVIMSLLFVLIRSMPGSFISSMITPELDQADIQQLRRTWGLNEPIWSQYLDFMINYQTGNFGRSPTYKAPVWDVIISRLPRTLVLFGAAFIAQFIIGPLVGMYLGWWRGTRKDKTIFTSSLAVYSMPAFWLAWLFIWLFNYELGWFPSTYMFTKFAEFDWTVMNIIFDVLKHITLPLISIAFVSWVGAMLVMRPEMNNVTSEDYVFLAQAKGLSERTVMIKHAARNALIPVATQAIVGLAFLLDGSVIIENVFSWPGLGQVIVTSVLSRDYPVSQAAFFMLAILIIVMRLLTDIAYTYLDPRIKFGGDS, from the coding sequence ATGACACGAATTAGCGCACGATACCTCGGCAAGCGGTTGGTCGTCTCCTACCTGACCCTGCTTGTCATCATGTCGCTGCTGTTCGTCCTCATCCGGAGCATGCCGGGGTCGTTCATCTCCTCGATGATTACCCCGGAGCTAGACCAAGCGGACATCCAGCAACTACGCCGGACGTGGGGTCTCAACGAACCGATTTGGAGCCAGTACCTCGACTTCATGATTAACTACCAGACCGGTAACTTCGGTCGGTCGCCGACGTACAAGGCACCCGTCTGGGACGTTATCATCAGTCGTCTTCCGCGGACGTTAGTCCTCTTCGGCGCGGCGTTCATCGCCCAGTTCATCATCGGCCCGCTCGTCGGGATGTACCTCGGCTGGTGGCGCGGCACTCGGAAGGACAAGACCATCTTCACGTCGAGTCTTGCGGTGTACTCGATGCCAGCCTTCTGGCTGGCGTGGTTGTTCATCTGGCTGTTCAACTACGAACTCGGCTGGTTTCCGAGTACCTACATGTTCACGAAGTTCGCCGAGTTCGACTGGACCGTGATGAACATCATCTTCGACGTTCTCAAACACATCACGCTTCCGCTCATCAGCATCGCATTCGTCTCGTGGGTCGGTGCGATGCTGGTCATGCGTCCGGAGATGAACAACGTCACCAGCGAGGACTACGTGTTCCTCGCGCAGGCCAAGGGCCTGAGCGAACGGACCGTGATGATAAAACACGCGGCGCGAAACGCGCTGATTCCGGTGGCGACCCAAGCCATCGTCGGTCTCGCGTTCCTGCTCGACGGGAGCGTCATCATCGAGAACGTGTTCAGTTGGCCGGGTCTCGGACAGGTCATCGTCACCTCGGTGCTGAGTCGAGACTACCCGGTCTCGCAAGCGGCGTTCTTCATGCTCGCCATCCTCATCATCGTCATGCGACTCCTGACCGACATCGCGTACACGTATCTCGACCCGCGGATCAAGTTCGGAGGTGACTCGTAA
- a CDS encoding type 1 glutamine amidotransferase domain-containing protein, which produces MTSVLFVVSEEGYWGEECVDPLETLSDTDADVDVATPSGNTPVVDDRSIDPENVGEETAEWVKEVHRNDQRLQNPQPIAKADTDEYDAVVFPGGHGTNWDVNQDKHARKLLRESVEGDDQKALVICHAVGLLAFTRDSDGELLVAGRDVTGFPNEWEEGIVDDNDLMPGGRKLPYWVEDEVKAAGGNWDAELDADTSVTVDGDLITARGPESSHEGVMALIEALGVAPPA; this is translated from the coding sequence ATGACATCGGTACTATTCGTGGTCAGCGAAGAGGGATACTGGGGAGAAGAGTGTGTAGACCCGCTGGAGACGCTCTCGGACACCGACGCCGACGTGGACGTGGCGACGCCGAGCGGGAACACGCCCGTGGTGGACGACCGGTCCATCGACCCCGAAAACGTGGGCGAGGAGACCGCCGAGTGGGTCAAAGAGGTCCACCGGAACGACCAGCGGCTCCAGAACCCGCAGCCGATAGCGAAGGCCGACACCGACGAGTACGACGCCGTGGTGTTCCCCGGCGGTCACGGGACCAACTGGGACGTGAACCAGGACAAACACGCACGGAAACTCCTCCGCGAGAGCGTTGAGGGCGACGACCAGAAGGCGCTGGTCATCTGTCACGCGGTCGGCCTGCTGGCGTTCACCCGCGACAGCGACGGCGAGCTTCTGGTGGCGGGCCGCGACGTGACGGGATTCCCGAACGAGTGGGAGGAGGGAATCGTGGACGACAACGACCTGATGCCCGGCGGCCGTAAACTTCCCTACTGGGTCGAAGACGAGGTGAAGGCCGCAGGCGGTAACTGGGACGCGGAACTTGACGCCGACACCAGCGTCACGGTGGACGGCGACCTCATCACCGCCCGCGGGCCGGAGTCGTCCCACGAGGGCGTGATGGCGCTCATCGAGGCGCTCGGCGTCGCACCGCCCGCATAA
- a CDS encoding DUF2298 domain-containing protein, whose translation MEYALVLLWFVVYQALAFAALPLAARLFPRFPDRGAAFALPIAVVVMTVVGFWVGHVGFGRWIAFLGVGVLLGLSGLVLWSAGSLRPGGDRPLGDAVPLRAYAETAIVFGVAFALLVAVRAVDPSVHPGGGEKFLDFGILKSLLRAEVLPPQDMWWAGEHVLYYYGGHLASALLTHLTGTETQYAYNLALSGFYAMLVTGAYGLAGALADARGASRRVGGAFGAFFVGFAANLVTAVTGLVWLLPDETARGVADWVASPIADSTSGTLLTEGLSEFGYWAPSRVIPGTINEFPLFAFLNGDLHGHMLSTPFLLSIAALGFAYYRTGPSALRRRQMLVFGVLPIVVGLLGLVNVWSFPTALGVVWLAVLFAPATPTSLFPGVSTDERDARRDAERTDGGESASATGTATQSAGRLVLDEARRIGGAFAVTGVVAAAAVAWVAPFVFGILLRSATNRSLAVLPEQSSAVGLLLVHGAFLLVFAAFLWPRARTALAVRPARAGLLALAVAAFAWQLGYPVLVLVVPLLAVGWLLLRTVGGRTERGVGYETVLIVAGTGLVTLVEFVYVQDNAIGGRFNTVFKVYMQVWVLWATAAGAALASLVSSAGPADWRLPALGIDRKGVMTGVAALLVVSTALYGALALGGHFTSEANRIDDPTLAGKAYVEDDHPDEAAAIKWLDDRAGQPHIVSPPGREVYSWSSPAASLTGLPTVVGWVYQEGVYRGSEKSDLRASDVDLVYTGTWDDRAELLDKYDVRYVYVGPSAHDQYDDEDLRFEQYPGIEEAFREGDVVVYEVTDA comes from the coding sequence ATGGAGTACGCGCTCGTCCTGCTGTGGTTCGTCGTGTATCAGGCGCTCGCGTTCGCCGCCCTACCGCTCGCGGCCCGACTGTTCCCCCGATTCCCCGACAGAGGCGCGGCCTTCGCCCTCCCGATTGCCGTGGTCGTGATGACCGTGGTCGGCTTCTGGGTCGGACACGTCGGGTTCGGTCGCTGGATAGCGTTCCTCGGTGTCGGCGTTCTCCTCGGACTCTCCGGACTCGTCCTGTGGAGCGCCGGGTCGCTCCGGCCCGGCGGAGACAGACCGCTCGGGGACGCCGTCCCGCTTCGCGCGTACGCGGAAACTGCTATTGTCTTCGGCGTCGCGTTCGCCCTTCTCGTCGCGGTGCGAGCGGTTGACCCGTCGGTCCACCCCGGCGGCGGCGAGAAGTTCCTCGATTTCGGCATCCTCAAGTCGCTGTTGCGCGCCGAGGTCCTGCCTCCCCAAGACATGTGGTGGGCGGGCGAACACGTCCTCTACTACTACGGCGGCCACCTCGCGTCCGCGCTTCTGACTCACCTCACGGGCACCGAGACCCAGTACGCCTACAACCTCGCGCTCTCGGGATTCTACGCGATGCTTGTCACCGGCGCGTACGGACTCGCTGGCGCGCTCGCGGACGCCCGCGGGGCCTCCCGCCGCGTCGGCGGCGCGTTCGGAGCCTTCTTCGTCGGCTTCGCGGCTAACCTCGTCACTGCGGTTACGGGACTCGTCTGGCTTCTCCCCGACGAGACGGCGCGGGGCGTCGCCGACTGGGTGGCCTCGCCCATCGCGGACTCGACCTCCGGGACGCTGTTGACGGAGGGACTGTCCGAGTTCGGCTACTGGGCACCGAGTAGGGTCATTCCCGGCACCATCAACGAGTTCCCGCTGTTTGCGTTCCTCAACGGCGACCTGCACGGCCACATGCTCAGCACGCCGTTCCTGCTGTCGATTGCCGCGCTTGGGTTCGCCTACTACCGGACCGGACCGAGCGCGCTCCGGCGTCGCCAAATGCTCGTCTTCGGCGTCCTCCCGATTGTCGTCGGCCTGCTCGGTCTCGTGAACGTCTGGAGCTTTCCGACCGCTCTCGGCGTGGTCTGGCTCGCGGTCCTGTTCGCGCCAGCGACCCCGACAAGCCTGTTCCCCGGCGTCTCGACCGACGAGCGCGACGCTCGTCGGGACGCGGAGCGAACCGACGGCGGCGAGAGCGCGAGCGCGACCGGAACGGCCACCCAGTCGGCCGGAAGGCTCGTTCTCGACGAGGCCCGCCGAATCGGCGGCGCGTTCGCCGTGACGGGCGTCGTCGCCGCCGCGGCGGTGGCGTGGGTCGCGCCGTTCGTCTTCGGCATCCTCCTGCGCTCGGCCACCAATCGGAGCCTCGCAGTCCTCCCCGAGCAGTCGAGCGCGGTCGGACTCCTGCTCGTCCACGGGGCGTTCCTGTTGGTGTTTGCGGCGTTCTTGTGGCCGCGAGCGCGGACCGCGCTCGCAGTCCGACCCGCGCGGGCGGGCCTTCTCGCGCTGGCGGTCGCGGCGTTCGCGTGGCAACTCGGCTACCCCGTGCTGGTGCTGGTCGTTCCCCTGCTGGCGGTCGGGTGGCTGTTGCTCCGAACCGTCGGCGGTCGCACCGAACGCGGCGTCGGCTACGAGACGGTGCTGATAGTCGCCGGGACTGGTCTCGTGACGCTCGTGGAGTTCGTCTACGTGCAGGACAACGCTATCGGCGGCCGGTTCAACACCGTCTTCAAGGTGTACATGCAGGTCTGGGTCCTCTGGGCGACCGCCGCGGGGGCCGCGCTGGCGAGTCTCGTCAGTTCGGCCGGTCCCGCCGACTGGCGACTCCCGGCGCTCGGTATCGACCGGAAGGGCGTCATGACGGGCGTCGCGGCGCTACTGGTCGTCTCGACCGCGCTCTACGGCGCGCTCGCGCTCGGCGGTCATTTCACCAGCGAAGCCAACCGAATCGACGACCCGACCTTGGCCGGGAAGGCTTACGTCGAAGATGACCACCCCGACGAGGCGGCCGCCATCAAGTGGTTGGACGACCGAGCGGGCCAACCACACATCGTCTCGCCGCCGGGCCGAGAAGTATACTCGTGGTCGAGTCCCGCCGCCTCGCTGACTGGCCTGCCGACCGTCGTCGGGTGGGTGTATCAGGAGGGCGTCTATCGCGGGAGCGAGAAGTCCGACTTACGGGCCAGCGACGTTGACCTCGTCTACACTGGAACGTGGGACGACCGGGCCGAACTGCTGGACAAATACGACGTGCGGTATGTCTACGTCGGTCCGAGCGCCCACGACCAGTACGACGACGAGGACCTCCGGTTCGAGCAGTATCCCGGCATCGAGGAAGCGTTCCGCGAGGGCGACGTAGTCGTCTACGAAGTCACGGACGCCTGA
- a CDS encoding ABC transporter ATP-binding protein, translating into MSLLEVNDLSVRYDAGESKVHAVDEVDFNVEHGETFGLVGESGCGKTTLGKSLIQLLDSNGSVESGEIWFDGTLPRWEDESGNARREIIEDDQYPVREDGMTDLSELDDQDIRDIRWRNIALIPQSAMNALNPVYKVGDQIIEAILRHEPNTSREEADERARDLLERVGIEPERADDYAHEYSGGMKQRAVIAMAMACNPDMLIADEPTTALDVIIQDRILEELEELQEEFDVSILVISHDISVMAEICDKLGVMYGGKMMESGPKREVLEDAANPYTLGLKNSFPTVKQEQEQLVSIPGSPPTLLDPGKGCRFADRCPFVTDECHTEHPPMYDVDAAEDGTRTEATDRHAHRSACYQIDDLERMREDAAKEEIWTETQTH; encoded by the coding sequence ATGTCATTACTCGAAGTTAACGATCTCTCGGTGCGATACGACGCTGGCGAGTCGAAAGTCCACGCCGTTGACGAAGTGGACTTCAACGTCGAACACGGCGAGACGTTCGGTCTCGTCGGCGAGTCGGGCTGTGGCAAGACGACGCTCGGCAAGTCGCTCATCCAGTTGCTCGACTCGAACGGCTCCGTCGAGAGCGGCGAAATCTGGTTCGACGGCACGCTCCCGCGGTGGGAAGACGAGAGCGGGAACGCCCGCCGCGAGATAATCGAGGACGACCAGTACCCCGTCCGCGAGGACGGGATGACCGACCTCTCGGAACTGGACGACCAAGACATTCGGGACATCCGGTGGCGCAACATCGCGCTGATTCCCCAGAGCGCGATGAACGCGCTCAATCCCGTCTACAAGGTCGGCGACCAGATTATCGAGGCCATCCTCCGACACGAACCGAACACGTCCCGAGAGGAGGCCGACGAGCGCGCCCGCGACCTGCTCGAACGGGTCGGCATCGAACCCGAACGGGCCGACGACTACGCCCACGAGTATTCGGGCGGGATGAAACAGCGCGCGGTCATCGCCATGGCGATGGCGTGCAATCCGGATATGCTCATCGCCGACGAGCCGACGACGGCGCTCGACGTTATCATTCAGGACCGAATCCTTGAGGAACTCGAAGAGCTACAGGAGGAGTTCGATGTCTCCATCCTCGTCATCAGCCACGACATCAGCGTCATGGCCGAAATCTGTGACAAACTCGGCGTGATGTACGGCGGCAAGATGATGGAGAGCGGTCCCAAGCGCGAAGTTCTCGAAGACGCCGCCAACCCCTACACGCTCGGGTTGAAAAACTCCTTCCCGACGGTCAAACAGGAACAAGAGCAGTTGGTCTCGATTCCGGGGTCACCGCCGACGCTACTCGACCCCGGCAAAGGCTGTCGGTTCGCCGACCGGTGTCCGTTCGTGACCGACGAGTGTCACACCGAACACCCGCCGATGTACGACGTTGACGCCGCCGAGGACGGGACGCGAACCGAAGCCACCGACCGCCACGCACATCGGTCGGCGTGTTACCAAATTGACGACCTCGAACGAATGCGCGAAGACGCAGCCAAGGAGGAAATATGGACAGAAACGCAGACCCACTGA
- a CDS encoding ABC transporter substrate-binding protein gives MPHRRNRSDGTNDSRRKFLKASGAGAVALSLAGCSSGGDDSNDATTDDGGNETTEATPTESDQSAEDIERGGTLVYGMSSKPDTANMLTSSGVYAAVALNRVYEFGTELDPVDQSVQPNVFTDWSIEEGDKPSVFFDMREGLKWNDGEDFTKEDVLFTYRYCMENEPGNYASVVEPIESIEEASDSDWDFRIDLSQPIGYWETDTLGGLPFLPKHKWEGKDYQQYSPMEENENGPVGLGPAHLTKFDPDTSMQIVFDHDNYFETLSTLDWKQEHDQLIAGGPFLDKVNFKVYGSKTAMTNAFLQGEIDTHYGSMSTSKIEKVKNTDGMSLINGVSSGFSYLGFNGRRKPLDDVGFKQAIAFMFDEHYWVNRLKQGYVVKGDFAQTPGYARPRPDFQFAGEDEVSTHPATEAFDFRNKEAAVPDVEAVRNFLTEGKVIDGSEGTYAGKDYPGSLSGVSASQSEAKYDYSFGSVQSSVLKDYDGADKEIRVGGKTIPEVMDGEPITFFIDPPKNTPKEAKAIQRLVDNLKQLGIPVKTQALSFNTMSSRVYNEEDFDVYPMGWGGTGPFGSSAYSFFHSDNADDLSDGNDESFMYNSTGYGLSGGSADDFLSTARKELDPEKRNKTTAKALERIYLDMPYFLMHYEKMRWPVNDQKFGGFISNLVDPPYASFGSEINNIHLKE, from the coding sequence ATGCCACACCGGCGCAACCGATCGGATGGTACGAACGATAGCCGACGTAAGTTTCTGAAAGCGAGTGGTGCTGGTGCCGTTGCCCTCTCTCTTGCAGGCTGTAGCAGTGGTGGCGACGACTCGAACGACGCCACGACTGACGACGGCGGAAACGAGACGACCGAAGCGACTCCCACCGAGAGCGACCAGTCCGCCGAAGACATCGAGCGCGGCGGGACGCTCGTCTACGGGATGTCCTCTAAGCCGGACACGGCGAACATGCTCACGAGCAGTGGGGTGTATGCCGCCGTCGCGCTGAACCGCGTGTACGAGTTCGGTACCGAACTCGACCCCGTCGATCAGTCGGTTCAACCGAATGTCTTCACCGACTGGAGCATCGAGGAGGGCGACAAGCCGAGCGTCTTCTTCGACATGCGGGAGGGGCTGAAGTGGAACGACGGCGAGGACTTCACCAAGGAGGACGTTCTGTTCACCTACCGGTACTGCATGGAGAACGAGCCGGGGAACTACGCCTCCGTCGTCGAGCCGATAGAGAGCATCGAAGAGGCCTCAGACAGCGACTGGGACTTCCGCATTGATCTCTCTCAGCCCATCGGCTACTGGGAAACCGACACCCTCGGCGGTCTCCCGTTCCTGCCCAAACACAAGTGGGAGGGCAAAGACTACCAGCAGTACAGCCCGATGGAAGAGAACGAAAACGGTCCCGTCGGTCTCGGTCCGGCCCACCTCACGAAGTTCGACCCGGACACCTCGATGCAGATCGTCTTCGACCACGACAACTACTTCGAGACCCTCAGTACCCTCGACTGGAAGCAGGAACACGACCAGCTCATCGCTGGCGGTCCGTTCCTCGACAAGGTCAACTTCAAGGTCTACGGTAGCAAGACCGCAATGACCAACGCCTTCCTGCAGGGCGAAATCGACACCCACTACGGCTCGATGTCTACGTCCAAGATCGAGAAGGTGAAAAATACGGACGGCATGAGCCTCATCAACGGGGTCTCCAGCGGGTTCAGCTACCTCGGTTTCAACGGCCGTCGCAAACCGCTCGACGACGTTGGGTTCAAACAGGCGATAGCGTTCATGTTCGACGAACACTACTGGGTCAACCGCCTGAAACAGGGCTACGTGGTCAAGGGCGACTTCGCCCAGACGCCCGGATACGCCAGACCTCGCCCCGACTTCCAGTTCGCGGGCGAAGACGAAGTCTCGACCCACCCGGCGACCGAAGCCTTCGACTTCCGGAACAAGGAGGCGGCAGTTCCCGACGTGGAGGCCGTCCGCAACTTCCTCACCGAGGGCAAGGTCATCGACGGCTCGGAAGGCACCTACGCGGGGAAAGACTACCCCGGCAGTCTCTCGGGCGTCAGTGCGAGCCAGTCGGAAGCCAAGTACGACTACTCGTTCGGTAGCGTCCAGTCTAGCGTCCTGAAAGACTACGACGGAGCCGACAAGGAGATTCGCGTGGGCGGCAAGACCATTCCCGAGGTCATGGACGGCGAACCGATTACCTTCTTCATCGACCCGCCGAAGAACACGCCGAAAGAGGCCAAGGCAATCCAGCGATTGGTGGACAACCTCAAGCAACTCGGCATCCCGGTGAAGACCCAAGCGCTCTCGTTCAACACGATGTCTTCGAGAGTCTACAACGAGGAAGACTTCGACGTGTACCCGATGGGCTGGGGCGGCACCGGACCGTTCGGCAGTTCGGCCTACTCGTTCTTCCACAGCGACAACGCCGACGACCTCTCGGACGGCAACGACGAGAGCTTCATGTACAACTCCACGGGCTACGGTCTCTCCGGCGGCAGTGCCGACGACTTCCTCTCGACGGCTCGGAAGGAGTTGGACCCCGAGAAGCGGAATAAGACGACGGCGAAAGCGTTGGAGCGTATCTACCTCGACATGCCGTACTTCCTGATGCACTACGAGAAGATGCGCTGGCCGGTCAACGACCAGAAGTTCGGCGGATTCATCTCGAACCTCGTGGACCCGCCGTACGCCTCGTTCGGCTCGGAGATCAACAACATCCACCTGAAAGAGTAG
- a CDS encoding DUF7576 family protein, with translation MSDTGEPGRSASNGRPTDSDAVSDRCTYCDCSVPTEEWHPVATVRDDDGTVEIYDFCSEPCRTAWKSERATEE, from the coding sequence ATGTCAGATACCGGTGAACCCGGCCGTAGTGCGTCCAACGGCCGACCGACCGACAGCGACGCGGTGAGCGACCGGTGTACCTACTGCGACTGTTCGGTGCCGACCGAGGAGTGGCATCCGGTTGCGACCGTCCGGGACGACGACGGCACGGTCGAGATTTACGATTTCTGTAGCGAACCGTGCCGGACCGCGTGGAAGTCCGAGCGCGCGACCGAAGAGTGA
- a CDS encoding ABC transporter permease — translation MSTETESSSQFDSLKERWRPRIERFRRGWDRFTAEKMGVLGVVIMVVFILWALFPDFFAPHSLEWRAYLGTEPGRMTAEQSESLPHPPAFGDPFWAPLGTNYGGEGILTLIIHAADDALYIGFAAGLLSSLVGVPLGLISGFYGNTWIDEIIQRIVDVMFGLPFLPFLIVLVAIRGITTTNIILGIAVTSWLNNCIVIRGATLSLKERSYVESAKVAGASDTRIVFRHIMPNVLPLAFVFLAQDAATAIIAQASLAYLGLADFTANSWGLMLQNIKSGGYVFEAWWWLIPPGVCIMLVAAAFYFVGFSMEDVTNPQEDS, via the coding sequence ATGTCCACGGAGACCGAAAGCTCCTCGCAGTTCGACTCGCTGAAGGAGCGCTGGCGACCACGCATCGAGCGGTTCCGTCGCGGTTGGGACCGATTTACCGCCGAGAAGATGGGCGTGCTGGGCGTCGTCATCATGGTGGTGTTCATCCTCTGGGCGCTGTTCCCCGACTTCTTCGCGCCCCACTCGCTGGAGTGGCGGGCGTATCTCGGGACCGAACCCGGACGGATGACGGCCGAGCAGTCCGAATCGCTCCCGCATCCGCCCGCGTTCGGCGACCCGTTCTGGGCACCGCTCGGAACGAACTACGGCGGAGAGGGCATTCTGACGCTCATCATCCATGCGGCCGACGACGCGCTGTACATCGGCTTCGCGGCCGGTCTACTGTCGAGTCTCGTGGGCGTTCCGCTCGGACTCATCAGTGGCTTCTACGGAAACACATGGATCGACGAGATCATCCAGCGCATCGTTGACGTGATGTTCGGCCTGCCGTTCCTGCCGTTCCTCATCGTCCTCGTGGCGATTCGGGGTATCACGACGACGAACATCATCCTCGGCATCGCGGTCACGTCGTGGCTCAACAACTGCATCGTCATCCGTGGCGCGACGCTCTCGCTGAAGGAGCGGTCGTACGTCGAGTCCGCAAAGGTCGCGGGCGCGAGCGACACGCGAATCGTGTTCCGACACATCATGCCCAACGTCCTGCCGCTGGCGTTCGTCTTCCTCGCGCAGGACGCCGCGACAGCCATCATCGCGCAGGCGTCGCTGGCGTACCTCGGACTGGCGGACTTCACCGCCAACTCGTGGGGACTGATGCTCCAGAACATCAAGTCGGGTGGATACGTCTTCGAGGCGTGGTGGTGGCTCATCCCGCCGGGCGTCTGTATCATGCTCGTCGCGGCGGCGTTCTACTTCGTCGGCTTCTCGATGGAGGACGTGACCAACCCGCAGGAGGACAGCTGA
- a CDS encoding HalOD1 output domain-containing protein yields the protein MSTSTSGKSFEQQSVSQRVIAAVAEETGKEPTEVGPLYHVIDPDALDRLFSTVGGGDRAQGHVEFAFAGCDVVVRGSGDVEVTERDVATELSDDSDDHRRVGNYEEA from the coding sequence ATGAGTACGAGTACAAGCGGAAAATCGTTTGAGCAGCAGTCGGTCAGTCAGCGCGTCATTGCCGCCGTGGCCGAGGAGACGGGCAAGGAACCGACCGAGGTGGGACCGCTGTACCACGTCATCGACCCCGACGCGCTCGACCGACTGTTCTCGACTGTCGGTGGGGGAGATCGGGCGCAGGGTCACGTCGAGTTTGCTTTTGCCGGATGCGATGTCGTCGTCCGCGGAAGCGGGGACGTGGAGGTCACCGAACGCGACGTAGCGACCGAACTCTCCGACGACTCTGACGACCACCGTCGAGTTGGAAACTACGAAGAGGCGTAG